A stretch of DNA from Carya illinoinensis cultivar Pawnee chromosome 12, C.illinoinensisPawnee_v1, whole genome shotgun sequence:
ACCAAATTGAAGCATGTTGACCGGAGCATCATTAGAAGCTTATGGAGCTGTGTCTATGCGGGATGGGCTAGCTTGCCCTCAAAGGGCGCATCAGGGGGCATTATtgtgatgtgggataagagaGTCATTGAGTTGGTGGAAGAATCCATTGGTGAGTTCGTGGTCGCATGTTCCTTCAAGTCTTTGGAGGACGGGTTCGGATGGGGCTTTGCAGGCATTTATGGTCCGAACAATGACAACCACAGGAAACTCCTTTGGGACGAGATTGCTGGTTTGTGCAGTTGGTGGGAGGGCCCTTGGTGCATTGGAGGTGATTTTAACACCACTCGGTTCTCGAGTGAAAGGTCGGGGGACTCAAACACAGGATCAGCCATGACTGATTTTTCAGCCCTAATTTTTGAGCTGGACTTGCTTGACCTTCCCCTAGGGGGTGGCGACTATACTTGGTCTAATGGGAGGGCATGGTCTCACGTGGATAGATTTATTGTCTCTCCATCGTGGGAGACACATTTCCCCACCCTTTGTCAGAAACGCCTTCCCAGGCTTTGCTCAGATCACTTCCCACTCATGCTGGACTGTGGGGGTCTACATGAGGGACGTAAATACTTCAAATTCGAGAATATGTGGCTGAAGACGGAGGGTTTTTTGGACAAAATCAGATCTTGGTGGTCCTCCTATCAGATTCTGGACACCCCCAGTTTTGTATTAGCCGGAAAACTTAAAgccttaaaaaatgatttgaaaacatGGAACATAGAAACTTTCGGGAACCTAAATGACCAAAGATGCACTCTTTTTCAGGAACTGCAATGCTTTGAGGATAAAGAGACGACTTGGGCTCTTACAGCTGatgagaaagaaaggaaaacggTGGTAATAGCTGAATTGGAAAAAATCACGCTGTTGGAGGAGATATCTTGTAGACAAAAATCACGGGCCCTTTGGCTAAAAGAAGGGGACAAGTGTACCAAATTCTTCCATCGTGTCGCTAATTCTCATCGACGAACCAACGCCATTGAGGTCCTACACTCCAACAGGAGGATTATCTCTAACAGGACAGCCATCAAGGAACACATTGTCCTTTTTTACGACCAGTTGCTTAAAGAGCAACACTCTTGGCGGCCTAAGGTAGATGGGTTGTCTTCGACTCTATCGATGCAGCAAGTGCAACGTGGCTAGAAAGATCGTTCGaagaagaggaagtgcttaaggtCCTAAAAGGGATGGTAAAAGACAAGGCCCCGGGCCCCGATGGTTTCcctatggctttctttcaagctAGCTGGGACATCGTCAAAGAGGATATTATGAAGGTATTTCTcgaatttcactcttttttgaaatttgagaaaagtctcaACGCCACCTTTATTGCTCTTATCCCAAAAAGGGTAAACTCGGTAGAGGTGCAGGATTTTCGTCCCATTAGTTTGGTGGGTGGGGTCTACAAACTCATTTCCAAGGTCTTAGCCCAGAGGATGAGCACAGTCATGGGGGAGATCATATCGAAGTCCCAAAACGCCTTTGTGAAAGGAAGGCAGATTCTTGATTCCGTTCTTATTGCTAACGAATGCCTGGAAAGTCTGGTTAAAGCCGGTACTCCAAGTATCCTATGCAAGTTGGATATGGAGAAAGCTTTTGATCATGTAAACTGGGATTTCTTGTTACACGTACTTGGCAGGTACGGTTTTGGGAACAGGTGGTGCCAATGGATGAAACATTGTATCACAACCGTCAGATTTTCTGTTTTGGTGAATGGCACTCCAGAAGGCTTCTTCAATAGCTCCCGGGGTCTACgacaaggggaccctttatCACCTCTTCTTTTCATCCTAGTAATGGAGGTCTTAAGCAAAATGTTGAATGGAATGGTGGAGCGTGGTTACATCTCGGGTTTCTCAGTGGGCAGCCCCACCCATGGTAACATTTCaatttctcatcttctttttgctGACGACACTTTGATCTTTTACGAGCCAGTTCCGGATCAGATTCGCTCCCTAAGGGCCATTTTACTTTGTTTCGAAGCCGTCTCAGGACTCAAGGTCAATCTTGCAAAATCGGAAATGGTACAAGTCGGAGAGGTTGATAATCTAAGTGCTTTGGCGGACCTTCTGGGCTGCAAGGTGTCATCCTTGCCCATGAAATATCTTGGTCTCCCTCTGGGGGCCTCTTATAAATCCAAGACTATGTGGGACGGGGTGGTCGAGAAAATTGAACGTAAACTTGCAGGTTGGAAGCGACTCTACCTATCCAAAGGGGGCAGAgtcactcttattaagagcactctATCTAATCTCCCCACATATTTTCTCTCCCTATTCCCCTTGCCTGCAAGTGTGGCGCACAAATTGGAGAAGATCTTTCGCGACTTCCTATGGGGTAGCTCGGAGGACGTAAAAAAATTCCACTTGATCAAATGGGAAAAAGTATGCACACCCATGGCTAATGGAGGTTTGGGCTCCGCAGTTTGAGAATTCTCAACAAGGCTCTTCTCGGtaaatggctgtggagatacCACAGGGAACAAAATGCTCTTTGGAGGGAATTATCGACAGCAAATATGGAAGCCTACGGGGGGGTTGGTGTTCCAACGCAGTAAGAGGGGCCTATGGAGTAGGTTTGTGGAAGTTCATACACAACGGTTGGGAAGCCTTTTTTGTTAACTGCAGAATGGTGGTAGGAAGGGGCAACCAAGTTAGCTTCTGGCATGACACTTGGTGCGGCGAGCTTGCTTTGAAGCTCACTTTTCCATCCCTATACAGGATCGCGTCTGATAAAGAGGCCACAGTTGCTGACAATTTGGACAACAACTCAACCTTCACTCATTGGTCAGTCAGATTCACCCGAGATGCACAAGACTGGGAATTGGGAGACTTTGCTGATTTTTACAGCGCGCTACAAGCGTCGAATTTACATGCTGATGGTGAAGATCACATGCTTTGGTCACTCACAGGAAATAAGCGTTTCTCAGTACATTCCTTTAACAAGGCACTCTCGGCACACCCCTACACTGCATTCCCTTGGAAGTGTATTTGGAAGACTAAGGCCTCCTTAAAAGTGGCATTCTTCGTATGGCTAGCATCTCATGAGAGTATTTTGACTATTGATAAACTGAGAAGCCGTGGCCTCTACCTAACGAattggtgctatatgtgcaaaCATAACGGTGAGACAGCGGATCATCTACTCCTTCACTGCGAAGTAGTTACAGTTTTATGGGATGACATATTCGCAAGACTAGGCTTGGCATGGGTAATGCCTCGAAAGGTGATTGATCTGTTGGCTTGTTGGAGAGGAGTCCGGGGCAAAGGGCAGGTTGCAGATATTTGGAAAATGGTGCCTCTTTGCCAAATGTGGTGCACCTGGAACGAAAGGAATAGTCGCTGTTTCGAGGATAAGGAGCGTTCACCGGAAGGCTTTAGGGATTTCTTTTACCATACTTTAGTTTTATGGGCTTCctctattgtactaaatggcACTTCTTTTACTGAACTTTATGCTGGCCTTCGCAGCTCTTAGCCTTTAGCAAGGCTCTTTGTATAccccctgtgtactcgggcctTGCCCTTTTCTTGTTCTAATATATcttcttttacttatcaaaaaaaaaaattgtgttttgtttagaagtttgaaaaagttttaatgattaggtaatgattggatgaaaaagttgaagatttgaaattgaaaagtgtttgtatttgtggtgtttggatgttgaaatgagatgggatgatcTTGCAATCCAAATGGGGCCTAAAGGTTCAacttcacagagagagagagagagagagagccaataAGTACCAGTAAAGCTGAGGAGAGCCATGCGCTAAAGCTTGACCATCTGCAGATACCCAATAGAATCCAATGATCCACCAGATAAATGAAAACATCGTGTTTGCAGATTCCAGATGCTTTGCAACACTTCTGCGAGGGATAGAAAAACCGATGAGTACATAATGTGCAATATCATATGAAATGTTCCATATAGAGAATCAAATAATAGACAAGTCAATACTGAATATGATGAAGCtcataatatttgatgttatgaATACGAGCATGTGCTCTGCAATCTCAAAAATATAAGTTCATTcacttttttgataagtgaatGTAAGTTCATACACAAACAACACAATCCTGATCCAAGAGcaaataaatcaagaaaaaatgtCAAAACCACAGTCTCTTTAAATTTCAACATAGCAAACCATAACGCAGAAATGTCTGTggtagaaattatatatatatggtaaacATTACTTTTCTGCTTGGTaagtgagataaaaattttaagtttaagatgaaatattaaaatatgatattttaatattattattgttttggaatttgaaaaagttaagaaaaagttaaattatttattatattttgtatggagatttggaaaagttgtaatgatgagatgagaattttgagtttgagatgaaaatttttgtttaccaaaccgaacctaagTAATTATTAGgaactacttataaaaaagaagaagtaattATTAGGAACTCCCagcctatttatttatttttattggcatTGGATGTCCGAGAACAAAGTCATGACTAATCCTGAGGGTGCACaagtttcccacaagtgcaccataggtaattcaaggggaagttCCCCAGTTTGATGGCtactagaaattgtttgcacccacaagaatttgaaccttagacctagagagagcataccaccaagaccaaggcctttacccCTTGAGCCAAACCCTAGGGGTTCCCTATTATTGGAAACCATGTCATTGAAAACACATGACTATATAAGCAATCTTAATGACAAAGTATCTTGTCATAAGGTAGTACTATCACATCCGTGTTTTTGGATTACCTAATAATCAGCCCTTATAATTATACATCGAGAAATATTTTTACGTGTACAAAAGATATTGACAATAAAACACCCTTTTAATCTTTTTCTCCTTATGTGGTAACATAGGATTGGcagataagtaaaaaaataatatattgtttattaatCATGAAATGATGATAGCTGAAGGATGCCGAATGTTTAAACAAGTATACCATAGTTTCCAAGTATAACCAAAAACATTTTCATCCAcataatccaataaataaacTGCCTCAATTTCGCAACTTGGGGTAAATGAAAAGTTTCGTGGTTTggccaaaaaaaataattaaaagcacAATGGGCACAACCAGAATGCAAAGGAAATATACAAGAGCTCAATAGTGTATTCTATCGCAGATAATACAAGAGACCGGAAGGAATTTATCAAATAACAATCAAATTAACCATAAAACTTGGAAATTTATCTAAGACCAAATTACCCGGTGCCGTCCTCATCCAGATGCTCCGCCAATGTTACGTATTGCCCCGAATCGTCTCTCGACCCCGTGCTCAAATTTCCACCACTTTCCACAGAATTAAATGCCGCCAACCGGCTCCGCCGCCTTCTCTGGCGCTTCCGATACTCGACGCAGACGCAAACCATGTGTAGCACGCATTGCAAAGCGTAGCCCACGATCCAGAGCCTGAGAGGCATGCTTGGCGACTCGTCCCGGCTGAGGACCATGACCGTTGCAGCAACTACCACGAAGGCGAAGTTCCAGATGATGTCAAGGACCACCACGGGTTTCGAGTACGCCCAGTCACTTTGCCTCTCCTCCAACTGCTCCGCCGCGGTCTCGCGCACCAGCATCGACGGCTCTCGCATCATCCGGTGGCCGCTGCTGGCTTGCCTCAGAAACCGAGCTGCCTGGCGCAGGCTCTGCCGCTGAACAAATCGACGGCTCGGATTTGTCTCATCGCCTGACCCGCTCGAGTTGTTGAGCAACGGCGTCGTATCGACGATGTCGGAGCTTGAGGAGGAACGGTTGGAGGACCTTATCGAAGCCATTAGTGAGGAGGATAAAGCCTGGGATTTTTTTCAGGAGTTTGTAACCCTAACTCGTTTTGTCGAGTCGTCAGCCCATGCCGAAATCGGAAATTTCGTCTTTTGGATGAAGAAAAATGATGAGATTTATTTACagaaatggaagaaaataaagaaagggTTGTTTTGAGGTCTTTGGGAAAATGGAGAGGGCCATCAACATTAGAATGATTTGATGATGTCGATGATGCTCCAGAGggttttgtttctgtttctttgttttttgttctgttttgtcTCGGGTACGGTAGTTCCGATACTTACGGTTTTATCCAACCGCGGTAACAGATGGTACGACATAAATCGACATTCCTTAGCTATTACGATCAGAATGGATCTCTTGTAAGTCGATAATGTATTTACGCGTTCAATTATTCATTCTATGCTCtagttataaaatagattttataattttaaatttataaatttaaatagattcaaatatttaatatggaAAAGTCTATATGCAACCGCAAGATATCCCCTTCGCGGCCTCGCGTCTACGTGGCATAAAGAAAATGATGCATTCTTTCGTACAAAATCCCTCCCTATTCTCTCATCCTTCTCCTTCAATTTTTTGCTTGTTGTTTCGTCGCATCACAACAACCTCGCTGCCTAGCCTCATGTCAACCACCGAGAGCTTGCCAACTTTCCAGTAGCCTCCACGTTTTCCTTCCTCAGCCGCAGGCGAAGCCAATGCCACCATCACACATGGAAGCTAACGCCATGGACCACCGCCTGAAATCAACCATCTACCATTGATCTTCATGCCAACTGCTCCTCCACGGTAAGACAGAACATGACCAATTAACTCTGTTTTTACTGGTAAAAAGCAGAGCAGCTTTTACATTAAGCAACTTCTTGGCAAGCTGCCCATCCTCCTCTTGCCGTATGTTCACCGTCGCCCAGCTGCAGGACATGGCCAGTGGAGTAAAGAACAATATTTTCTTGTGTATTAACCAAGAAAATCCAAAACCCAAAACCCAGTGGAGTAAAAAACCATGGATTTGTTTTATCTGGGTCAATAGTAAAGAGACTAACCCATTGGGGCCGAAATCGCGAGATTGAAGACGATAGAATTAACGCCTCAGTGAAGGACATTCTGAAATGGGATTCATAAATTTGTCGAAAaagaatgaacaaaaaaaaaaattatggattttTCTTGAAGGGATTTTTCTAAGGATGAGGACAATATCTGGGAAGTTTCTTGTGGAGGTCGATAAGTTGGTCTAGGCCTTGGAGTTGGAAGGGACCCGTTTCTTCGGTGTGTTTTTATTGAATCTTGATACGGTTTATTGACTTCAGTAGCATTTTCAATCTTGAGAGTATTTCAGGAGCTTTTAGTTCAAGGTTCTAGATATGTAGGCTTCTACTATAATGTGAACTGTGAAGCCCATGAGTTCATCTTCTTCATAGGAACTCACTGCTTAGTTTGTGCTCGCTTTATTCAGCAAATTTCCAAAACCATCGAATGGCTAGaagattaatttatttattaaaaaaatctctatcAATCAATATCCCAAGAACTAAAAACatacatttttgtaataaaaataaagatacttaAACTAAACATAAAAATACTTAATACTTCTCATTGAAGTGTGCCCAGAAACAAGAAATCCATTAAAGAAGAACAAAAGACTAGCTACTGTGAAATCCATCAAAGAAGACCcacaaacaagaaaatgatcGTATATGTACCCAGGAGAAATGCCGATGAAGACCCAATAATACTGATAAAGACCCAAAAAATACCCAGAAGAAATGCCGACTAAATCTCTCACCCACCCTGTTGCGACTTAGAGCAATGGGTACGTGATGACGGCGACCTCAACAATCAGATGGTTTAAGCAATGGAAGACGGCACGTTAGCGACGGCGTTCGATGTCTCTGCTTTTCATGATTTCTCTGCaatgtttcatcaaaataattttcttcCTCGCGCAGCTTGTTTCTGTTTTaagcttattattttttattattattttaattgccACGTCAACCCCGGGGCCGCGGCGGGGTTATTCCCCGGGGGTATGTAGCAGTTCTGATTTAATATGGAGGGGCCAaattatgagaaaaaaaaaagataataatattttgttgagTTATTATCCATATTATCCACATCGCTTAacattaagattttaaaatttatttttaaaattatattataacatgtaaatattttattaaatgtatTATTTgccttataaatatatttttcttttttttttttttgaataaaacacatactttattaattaaaacaaCAACTGGCAATCTGCCATTACAACTGAATTGATGCATTGGTCAACAAAACCAACATCAACAACTTCCTGCAGGTTTGTGACTGCATCTTTAGCCAAAAGGTGAGTTACCATGTTAGTCTATCTCTTTACATGTATAATTTGCCACTCATCAGTTTGTGCTAAGAGTTGTTTCGCACCAGCACAAGACAACCAAAGGAACTTGTCACCAGTTCACTGTATATGTGTTTATATATTCAGGGGCCTCCTGAAACTGGTAAAAACCTCAACCACGAGCATGCTGGAACTTGCGCACGAGCTCTTGGAGCCAAATTTTAAGGAGGCTCTTTGTTTGGCATCTGATGTATTGTATGTTGTTTCATTGTTTGAGGGAATTGGTGTTGTGGGGAGCAAGATAAAGATATCGTTtagttatacagatgagataaaagtttaaaattaattgaaatattattataatataatttttattttaaaatttaaaaaaattaaatgatttattatattttatgtggaagattggaaaaattataattaagatataaaatgagatgaagttAGGCTGTTTAGTTCGTGTAACCAAGTTGCCACAAGTCGATGGTAATTTTGGACGAAGTTGATAGGCAAGTCCCAATCTTGCTTCTTGAAATTGGTCAATAATCTCCGACCATTGAAAAAAAGTTGTTGTATTCGATATTATTATAATTCGTTGCTGATATGAAAATGTatactcttttattcttttttcttctttccatcCGAAGGCAAGTCTTGGATATTGTATTATGTTGATGATGTTTTCTTAATCAAGCATATGACATCAGGAGCACATGAGCAAGCCATTGAGGAGGACAACggaaatatttatgattttgcaTGGAATACTTGTTCTAAAATTACCGAGCCTATTCAGAGTAGATGTGCTCTTGTTCCATTTTCAAGATTATCTGATCAAGAGATACTTGGTCTATCTTATGGTGTGAGTTGAGAACATATGCTAGAAATGCTTGACGAAGTCATTCGAGGACCATTCACTTATCTTTACAAATGCAGTTAATTAGCTCAATTTTTGAAGATGTCACTGTACAGTTTCATTAGTAAActtgctttttaaaaaaaaaaaaatagttatatgagatttgtttatttaaaacttatacctatttttattttaaaaaattacttttaaaaaaaaaatgtctgacAGAACTTACGCGCTTAAGCACTTACAAATCATTACAAAAATACATTTGACTTGATTACCTAAGTTACTGGCAAGCGAATTTTGCTTGATATAAGCACACTTCATACATCAATTCGGAtactaatgatttttttattttttattttttattttaaagaatataaaataaaatttaaaagaagaagaaaattttttatcttaaaaaaattatttttatttttaatttacatcattttattaaatatatattttatatattaatatcggTAGTTGATTTAGTGCAACAAATGTGCTTGGAAGATTTTTCCCCGGCAAGAAGGgtctcgagcgaattcagaattccttggaaataaaaatgtgccCATAGACCCAAATGGTTTTTTCTTCTTACCAAAAAACTGGAAAACTATTAAAAAGGTCCCACAACTAAAGCCGTCGTCGTTTTGATCCCTTCAGAATTCTCTCCCTTTAAATTGGTGCTTGGTACTTATTGCTAGGGTTTCTGCAACTCAACGGGGTTTGTCAAGCTGCCGCCATGGTTCTCAAGTACGTCTCTCTTGCTCTATCtactaattttgatttttatgattttatccATGGTTTTATTCAAATGAATGAGTCTTGTATACGAAATTTAATGTCCCTTGAACCCTACAGATCCGAAAAGTATGAAACTTTACAACTCGATAACAGCTCTACATGAAAATTAGAAAACTTATACGCGTAAACTTTGTAGGATATTCAACCCGTTAATTCCTGACTTTAGATAAAAAGGACTAGAAAATGAAGAATTGGACGGAAATTTTAAATTCCTTCGGAATGCTAATAACGAAAAGTCACTTATGAATCAAGCTATAGAAGCTGAAATAGAAAAGATAGGCTTCTTGTGATCTTTcgatttttaatttaatcatgTAGCTTTTTTGCGGAGGCCAGTGAGGAGGCCAGCGACTTGCAAAAGTTGCAATTGTGCTGTAAAGGCGTTGCCCGACGAAACCCATTTCCGTGAAGCCTTCTGTACTTGGTGGTTGGTTGTGACTCATGTTCACTTCGTGTGGCCTATGCTAATTGTTTCATATTCGAGGGTTACTTAATATGAATtgaatatattcttttattcaaTCGAGTATGTTATGGATGCATTTTTAAATCTTTCAACATGTGTTGATTCAGTATGTGATTTTGGTATTTTAGGACTGAACTTTGCCGCTTCAGTGGTGCCAAGATATACCCTGGTAAGGGTATCAGATTTGTCCGTTCTGATTCTCAGGCAAGTTTATTTTGGTGGTCTCTAGCTTTGGTTTTCTAAGTTCTAAATCTTCGATTTCTTTTATTTGCAGTTCTAATTTTCTGTCTCCTAAGATGTATTTGTACTGAAACAAACTCTTTGTTGATTGTTGAAGGTTTTTCTCTTTGCCAATTCAAAATGCAAGAGGTATTTCCACAACCGGCTGAAGCCATCGAAGCTTACATGGACAGCCATGTACAGGAAACAGCATAAGAAGGTGAATTTGATGAGATGTTCCTCTTCCAACATTTTTGaaccattttatttttgattcttGGGTGCAAGGCTTTTGATGTTCTACTTATTGATTCAATCATATGGATTTTGTTCCTCGATAGGATATCGCTGCTGAGGCTGTGAAGAAGAAGCGCCGTGCTGCCAAGAAGCCATATTCAAGGTCCATTGTAGGTGCCACCCTGGAAGTCATACAAAAGAAGCGAGCTGAGAAGCCAGAAGTCAGGGATGCTGCACGTGAAGCTGCTCTCCGGTATTAGTTTCAATCTTTACATTGTACTTAAATTTTGGCACAATGGGTTTAGTGTTTTATCTCTCTCCCCCTGTGCTTGATAACTTTCGAAAATTTCAGTGAGATCAAAGAGAGGATTAAGAAGACCAAGGACGAAAAGAAGGCAAAGAAAGCAGAGTTGACGGCTAAGACACAGAAGACACAAGGCAAGGGTAACATTAAGGGTGCTGCACCAAAGGGCCCCAAACTaggaggtggtggtggaaagCGTTGATCTCCTTTTTATATCGTGTTTTTTCTATGAGGCCTATAACAAGTATTCATCTTTCTGCATTTTATGTATGGATTCGATTGCCTTGCCGGCAAAgctgctttaattatttttccctTGACATTTCGTTGGAAGAAGGGCACttctataattattattattattattattatttttgaaattcaGCAATCCCATAGTATTCAGCTATGACtcaattttacttttttgtgaGCTTCCGCGGATCGTTCTTTTTTTGCCCTCTTCCCTAAAGCTTGCCTGGATGATTTTTGTTTGTGAAGTATTAAAGACGCGAGATTAAGTATaggcaaaatttaaaaattgatttaattttatgtaattagttagatattatttataataaaaataattttacaatttagcGTATCATATCACTTATGTAAATTTGTATGTCAATTTATATAATTCCTTTGCTaaagtatttcattttagttttgcCGACTAGTTACTAACACAAGTGGGAGCTGGCAAAACCGGTGTTATTTGATCGAACCTTATGTCCTTTGGTTGTTAAATTCaattgaaattaatttattttagtttaattttaagttaagtttaatatttaaaaattcaactcttaaattattaaatttatttcaatttaaaatatttttacacgaaggatttataatctttttcaa
This window harbors:
- the LOC122289427 gene encoding E3 ubiquitin-protein ligase At1g12760-like, which translates into the protein MASIRSSNRSSSSSDIVDTTPLLNNSSGSGDETNPSRRFVQRQSLRQAARFLRQASSGHRMMREPSMLVRETAAEQLEERQSDWAYSKPVVVLDIIWNFAFVVVAATVMVLSRDESPSMPLRLWIVGYALQCVLHMVCVCVEYRKRQRRRRSRLAAFNSVESGGNLSTGSRDDSGQYVTLAEHLDEDGTGSVAKHLESANTMFSFIWWIIGFYWVSADGQALAHGSPQLYWLCIIFLGFDVFFVVFCVALACVIGIAVCCCLPCIIALLYAVADQEGATREDIEQLSKYKFRKIGDNEKLAGDVQGLHGGIMTECGTDTDSPSEHVLLPEDAECCICLCAYDNGVELRELPCGHHFHCACVDKWLYINATCPLCKYNILKSSSHAQEEV
- the LOC122289428 gene encoding 60S ribosomal protein L24-like is translated as MVLKTELCRFSGAKIYPGKGIRFVRSDSQVFLFANSKCKRYFHNRLKPSKLTWTAMYRKQHKKDIAAEAVKKKRRAAKKPYSRSIVGATLEVIQKKRAEKPEVRDAAREAALREIKERIKKTKDEKKAKKAELTAKTQKTQGKGNIKGAAPKGPKLGGGGGKR